The genomic DNA TGAAGTTTTTCACATTCTTCTGGATTCTCTCTTTAATGTCAATCACCTCAAACACTCTGCCCATGGTTTCAAACAGGGTCACTTCGTGTTTTTTGGAGAAAGTGATCATTCTTTTTATGGTGGTCATGCCGATTCCCCTTTGCGGGAAATTCATAATCCTGAGAAGACTTTCCTCATCTTTGGGATTTATAATCACTTTCAGATAAGCGATGAGGTCTTTAATTTCTCTTCTCTTATAGTATTCTATACCGCCATAAATTTTGAAGGGGATACCTTCTTCCACGAACACATCTTCAAAGGCACGGCACTGATTGTTGGTCCTGTAAAGGATCGCAAAATCACAATAGGAGTATTTGTTATCTGCAATCTCGTCTTTTATAAATTTCGCAAGCTGATAAGCTTCATCTTTTTCATCCGAGCATTTTATGAGGGAGAGATGCTCCCCTTCCTCCAACTCAGTATATAACTTCTTCGGGATGTAACTTTCATTTTTGGAAATTATTTCTTCACCGGCTCTAACAATCTGTTCAGTGAAACGGTAGGTTTTGTCCAGTGGAAAAACTTTAGTCCGGGTGAAATCATCTTTAAAACTGTGGATATTCGATGGTTTGGCACCTCTCCAACTGTAAATACTCTGGGAATCATCACCGATCGCGCATATTTTACCGGCTTTCGAACAGAGTATTTTTATAATCTCATACTGAGCCGTATTGGTTTCCTGAAACTCATCGAAAATAAAATAATCGAATTTCTTCTTGTACTTGTTGTAGGCTTTTTTGTTATTCAGCAACAATTCCAAAGGCTTGAGCGTCAAATCTTCAAGGTCCATCGAATCATTCTCAAGAATTTTTCGCTGGTATTCCTGATACACTCTGATAAATTTGTCTTCAACTGACGATCTGTCCTCTTTTTTAAGGAGGTCAGCCGGAAATGTCATAACATTTTTAAGGTAGCTGATCTTTCTTGTTACATCGCGAGGATTTAGTGCTTCACTGTTTATGTTAAAATCATCGATGATGTTCGTAACCAGCGATTCAGAATCTTCTGTGTCGTAAATTGAAAAACTTGTGGAGTAACCGATTTGTTTTGCTTCAACTCGTAGAATCTTTGCCATAACGGACTGGAAAGTGCCAACCCAGGGAAATTCAAGGTCTTTTTTACCGAGAAGTTCTCTGACTTTGTTCTTTAAATCTGTTGCTGCTTTGTTTGTAAAGGTAACGCAAAGAATAGTCTCAGGATCAACTCCCTGATCCAAAAGATAAGCTAATTTGTATGTTACGACCTTTGTTTTACCGGTTCCGGGTCCTGCTATTACAACATGTGGACCACTGTTATATTCTACGATTGCTTTTTGTTGCGCGTTGAGAGTATCAAGTAAAGCCATACCACCTTTTGATTTTTTTTGAGTTACAAATATACGAATTTTTTCGCTCTTTTTGAAAGGTAAAGGGTATGCACGACGAAGGGTAAAATGAGGGTGAGTAATTAAATAAAGAGGCTACCTTGATTCAGCAGCCTCCTGGAATATTTTGAATTACGGGAAGTCAGACAGAAAACTGTCGATTAAACTTCCTTAAACTCTGCATCTTCAACATTTTTTTCTTTCCCGCCGGTCTCTCCACCTGGTTGCTGTGCACCCTGGTTGAAGTTGGCTCCCATATTCGGGTCTGCGGGACCTTGCTGGGCATAAAGTGTCTGAGAGATTTCAGTCCATGTTTTTTGGAACTGGTCCAGAGCCGATTTTATTTGCTCCGTATTTTCCGTTTTCACGGCATCTTCGAGTCTTGTGATCTCAGCCTCAAGCTTGCTTTTCTGATCGGGAGTAATCTTATCCTTCAGTTCGTCCATCTGCTTTTTTGTCTGGAAGATCATATTTTCAGCAAGATTCTTTGCTTCGATCAATTCTTTTTTCTTCTTGTCTTCTGCAGCGTGTTCCTGAGCACTCTTTTTCATCTTTTCGATATCATCCTGACTCAAGCCACCGGATCCGGTTATCTTAATCGATTGCTCTTTGCCGGTGCCTTTGTCTTTTGCAGAAACATGAAGGATTCCGTTGGCATCGATATCGAAGCTTACTTCGATCTGAGGCACTCCTCTTGGAGCCGGTGGAATACCATCGAGGTTGAATCTTCCCAAAGACCTGTTATCAGAAGCCATCGGACGCTCACCCTGCAGCACATGTATCTCAACGGAAGGCTGGCTGTCTGATGCGGTTGAAAACACTTCAGTCTTTTTGGTCGGGATAGTGGTATTTGCCTGAATCATTGTTGTCATTACGCCACCCAGGGTCTCGATACCAAGTGAAAGCGGAGTAACATCAAGAAGCAATACATCTTTTACATCACCACTAAGAACACCACCCTGAATTGATGCACCAATAGCCACCACTTCATCAGGGTTCACACCTTTGTGAGGTTCTTTTCCAAAAAGTGCCTTCACCATCTCCTGAACTGCTGGTACACGGGTTGAACCACCTACAAGTATAACTTCGTCAATCTCACTTTTCGAGACTCCGGCGTCTTTAATCGCCTGCTCGCAGGGCAGTTTTGTGCGGTCAATAAGGTCACCAACCAGGTTCTCAAATTTAGCTCTTGTTATGGTGTGAACCAGGTGTTTTGGGCCATCCTGAGTCGCAGTAATAAAAGGAAGGTTTACATCAGTCGACACGGAAGACGACAATTCAATCTTCGCTTTTTCCGATGCTTCTTTCAGTCTCTGTAAAGCCATCGGATCGTTTCTCAAGTCGATGCCCTCTTCTTTCTTGAATTCATCCGCGAGATAGTCAATCAGTCTCTGATCAAAATCATCGCCACCGAGGTGGGTGTCACCATTGGTGGATTTCACTTCAAATACACCATCACCGATGGTAAGTATGGAGATATCAAATGTACCACCGCCAAGATCGTACACAGCAACAGTCTCTTCTTTCCCTTTTTTATCGAGACCGTAAGCCAGTGCTGCTGCTGTAGGCTCATTTATGATTCTGCGTACTTTCAAGCCTGCAATCTCGCCGGCATCTTTTGTTGCCTGTCTTTGCGCATCATTAAAGTAGGCAGGAACCGTGATCACTGCTTCTGTAACTTCCTGACCCAGGTAATCCTCAGCAGTTTTCTTCATCTTCTGAAGAATCATTGCACTAATTTCCTGGGGTGAATACTGCTTGTCGTCGATATTAACTCTGGCGGTTCTGTCGTCACCCGGTACGATCTGATATGGCACTTTATGTGATTCGTCAGTAACCTCATCAACTCTTCTTCCCATGAATCTCTTGATTGAGAAGATTGTTTTCTTCGGGTTGGTTATTGCTTGTCTTTTAGCTGCCTGGCCGACAAGTCTGTCGCCGGTTTTAGAAAAAGCCACAACAGATGGTGTGGTTCTTGTTCCTTCTGCATTTGGGATTACTACAGGCTCATTGCCTTCCATAACCGAAACGCAGGAATTTGTGGTACCTAAATCAATTCCTATGATTTTTCCCATTTTTATTCTCCTTTTCGTAAATTGTTTTTCAAATCTGTTTTTTTTCTAATTGACTATACACTACAAAAAGCGTACCAAACTGTTTTTCAGCTCAAAAACCAGCTTTTTGTAATCAAAAATTATTACATTGTCATAAAACATGTCGTTTTATATGACATATTGTCACACAAAGGATTTTATATGTTCGCTATTGAAGAGTTTGATATCAAACTTGAAACTGATTTTATCGGAAGAAATTTCATCTATCTGGACGAAACGGAATCAACCAACAGGTTTGTTCTGAACAGTGCAAATAATGTAAAGTATGATGGTTCTGTTGTTTTGGCTGAATTTCAAACTGCCGGCAGAGGAAGACTTGACAGGAAATGGGTTTCGAGCCGGGAGCAAAACCTGACCTTCACCATTTTGGTCGATCTTAAAGAGAGATCCATTACTCACCCGCAGTTGTTGAATTTTGTAGCTTCTCTTGTTGTTGCACGCTCGATAGAAAACCTCCACCTTATTAAAACGAATTTAAAATGGCCCAACGATGTACTCGTCGGGAGCAAGAAAGTTGCCGGGATACTTTGTGAGTCTGTCTCCCAGGGCAGCAGGATCAGTAAAGTGGCGGTTGGAATTGGTGTTAATGTAAACCAGGCAAATTTTGCATCAGGTTATCTGACCGAACCTACTTCTGTCAGAATGGAACTAAAGCAAACTGTCTCCCGCGAACGACTGCTTGCAGAAATTCTCAATAATTTTGAGTACACACTCGCCCGGCTGGAAGAGGAACCGAATCAGATAGTTGCAGAATGGAAACAATTCTGTAAAATGCTCGGTGACAAAGTGACCGTAAAAGCCGGTGAAGAAGAGTTTACGGGGCTCTTCACTGATGTGAGCGAAGAAGGTCATATCATTCTGATTGATAATTTTGAGGATAAAAAAACAATCACATTTGGTGATGTCTCTGCCATATGAAAGTTATTACTGTTGATATAGGCAACACCAGAATTAAAACCGGCGAATTTTATAACTCCGAACTGATCAGAACCATGATCATCAATGATCCGCTGGAGATAAAACCTCTGATTTATGGCAGCAAAATTGATGTGGTGGTTTCCTCGGTCGTGCCAAAGAATACCTCATTGATGGAGAGTATCCTTAAAAATCAACCAAATACCGACATTTATTTGATCGATCACAACCTCGATTTTGGTTTTACCATCTCCTATTCACCTGTCAATTCGCTTGGAGTCGACAGACTTTGTTCGGTCTCCGGGGCAAAACATCTTTTGGAGATCGATAATGCACTTATGGATTATGATTATGTAATTACTTTCGATCTGGGTACCGCAACTACTGTTAATGTGTTACAGGTTGGCAAGGTTCCCTCTTTCACAGGGGGAATGATAGCTCCCGGACTGAGAATAATGAACGCAGCACTCCATCAGTATACAGCAAAATTGCCGTTGGTTGATAATTTAAATCTTGGCAGTTTTCTCGGCAACAATACTGAGAATTCCATTCGTTCCGGCTTGATAAATTCAACCATCGGACTGGCTGAAAGAGTCTATAACCACTTTTATGCCTTATCTGCCGACATCAAAATTTTCGTGACAGGCGGGTATGCCGATATATTAATGCCACATCTGCAAATCCCTTTTCAATACGAGGAATTTCTTAATTTAATCGGAATTTATGCAATCTACTACAGAAACCGAAAGTAGTGCTTTGATAAATTAGCGGTTTTTCTTACATTTACGGTCTGAATAATTGAAATTTGCACCCGTAGCTCAATTGGATAGAGCGTTTGACTACGGATCAAAAGGTTGAGGGTTCGATTCCTTCCGGGTGTACAACTATAAAGCCTTGTAAATTAACAACTTACAAGGCTTTTTTTATTTTCAGAATTCCTCAATATTTAAAGGGTAACAGTTAAAAGTAATAGTTATCTTTGAAGATTGCTTAATTACTACTCATTTTATTCCATTCTTCACACTTTATAAAAACTATATTATTCAAATATTTGTCAAGTGTTATTTACAATATTTTTCAAATATATTTTAGGATTGTTTTAAAATAAAAAACCCCGCCGGAGCGGGGTCTGTCTTCGAGGGTTGTACTGAGAATTTTCTATTATCTATTCATCCAGTCGTGTAAACTAGGCTTAGTTCCATCTATATTTTGCAATTCAAAGTAATTCAAATTTGGATACTCTTTCGATCCAAAAACAGTCAAATACGGATATAGTCCTAAATATTCCTGACCGGAATAGGTCGAAACAAGTTGTTTTGTTATTGGAGTAATTAAGACTTTCCCATTATGACCATCTTTGATACCCAACTCCCACGGCATCCACTTTGAATGTTCAGAATTTTCGGTGAAAGCATACAACAAACATCTCGATGCCCGGATTCGTTGTTTTAACACTTTAGCTGTTTTGGGAGTGACATTAGTACGATCTAGGAGCGGATCATCAATCCAATCAACATAAGCGGAGTAACCTTTTTCTTTGAGTAATCGAATCAATCCCAGAATCAAATTTCCATCAACTTTCGCATGGCAGATAAAGAAATCATATTGCGCTACTTTCTTCATCTTTTCGTTATTTTCAATTATTGCTTCACTCGCAGTTTTTTCAAATCCGCGTTCTGATTCCTCTCGAATTACCTTAACCGTACTATCAAATAAAAGTCTCTCTGTTAGTAGACCCACTTCTCCTCCTATGTACCACATGTTGAAATGTTAATTATCAAGAAATAGATTCCGATTAAAACCAAAATGATACCATAAAACGGCCAAATCGTCTGAGAAAACACCACTTTCCAGTATTTCAGATTTTTGTGCTTTTTGGGATCAGCTCTACGCTCCGCTTTTGCCCGGGATTCGGCTTTAAGATCAAAGATCAATTCATCTGAGATTGCTCTGTTCTTAATTACCCAACCATACAACCACCTGTACAATCGTTCCTGCCAGAGAAAATAAGAATCCAGTAACCAGAATACAAGTGTAGGTAAGATAGCAAGTAAAACATGTATATCGTCTCCCTTGATTAACAGTGTAGCCGTAACTAATGTGACTGTCCAACCTTTAATTAAGAAGGAATTTGATGCCATCCTTTTGATGATATCCTGAATCAGATCGATTTCCTTGATGAATATAATTCTCCGATCTGATTCATTGGTGATGAGTTTTGATATTTGATTTTCCATTAGTGTAGCTTTCGGGTAAAAACTGCTTCGTCAATCCACTTGGTAATGTTATCTTCGATGAACTTGTATGTTTCGGTACTTGAATAATGTGAAGGAGAGTCGTAAATTTTAACGAAGTTGCCTAAGTCAATTTTTCCAATACGAGAATTGACTTTAATTCCGGTAAACGGATTGTCGCCCATCGATGCCGATTTTGAAAACTGATTTAGAAGTTTATGGATTCGAATACCAACGACGCCTTTTCCCAATTCCCACCCGCGTTCAATCTCGTATTGAACCCAGTACCGGTCAGCCGTTTGCGGGCCAATCAACACTACCACACAACTTTTGCCAAAAAGCTGTTCATCGATCCATTGTTTGATAGCGGTATTACCGCTTTTCTTGATTTGTTCCCATTCATTGTCGTGTACAGGTTTATTACCCTCTATCGCGCCAATATTCCGAACTTGGCCAGTTCTCCAGTTATCTTCCTGAAAGTGAAAACTGAAAAATACCTTTCTTGCCATGTTTTCCTCCATTGTTGTTTGAATTTTTGAGTCTAAATAAGGTGACTTTTTGGACTAAAATTAAATTACAAAACTCAATGATCGACCCAGTTTAGGTATTTCAATTAATAAACAATCTATTACCTAACGGGTTTAAGCTACTCTGTCTCAGTAACTCACGAATCATTCCAAATACTGTTTCACTATTATATCTATTGCATCAGGAACATTGTTTATTTCTCTGTATAATGAGCCTATTTCATTTTCAATCTTTTCGATATTTGAAACAAATTTTTCTTGTTCTGCTTTTTCTGGTAAAGGAATTAACATATCTTCATAGTAGCTACTCGGGACCCTTCTGTGTCCACTTGCGCCCGTCATCATTCTTGCCGCTTCTTCCCTAACTCTCGGCCTATTAAGCAGAGTAAAAAGATATTTAGGATTTAGTTCATCCTTGACTCTAATTACATGGAATTCAGAACTCCCCATCCCAATCTCGTTGGTTAATCCTCGGGCTAAGGCGCATTTTCCATTTTCCATACATGGGGTGATTTTGGCAATTATTAAATCGTTTTCACGAAAATATTTATAACTACCTCCTTTCAATTCCACAAGAGGCTTATCAACTTTTGTCTCAATTTTACCACTGTTGCTCACTGAAGCCATTTCAATAAAAGAGATAATCGTGCTTTCATCAATATCTTTTAACTCACTTTTTGAAGGGTTTATAAATGCAAAATCAGATATTTTCCTAAAATCATAACCTTTTTCGTACAAAGCGATAACTTGTTCTTCGATTACACTACTAAGTTTTTCAATTTTATCCCGATTTACATTTGCATTTGTCTCAATTTTCTCAATTTGCTTAATTATTTTTTTTTGAATAGAAATAGATGGTAATGGGATAAACAATTTATCGATATCTGAGGCATAAACATGTGGTTGTGCCTGCCCGCGTTGTAGATCATAAATATTTCCCTGCATTACTTTCAGGAAATGAAATATTAATTTTGTCTTTATTACAGTTTCATCTCTGGATTTAACTGTTATACAATCTGAAGCAAATATAGGTTTACTCCAATAATTAACATACCCGGAATAAGCTCCTGACGCGCTAATGGTTACTATGTTTCCTTCCCTGTTTGATTCATTATGATAATAAGCATGTTCTTTCCCACCAGCCACAACCGGGATATCCCCGTTTTTTGTATCCTTTTTTGTAATCGATGTGCCTTTTTTAATGTCTGCTACAGTAGATAACCTGACAAGGCTACCGCTATTCCAGTACTGTACTGCATCAATTTTTTTCTTGATTCCGAGCGAGATAGTCTTCTCTAATGGCAATTTAGTAAAGTCCATAAGTTCATAAGTTTTACACCTATATATATTTTCCGACAATGATGGAGCGATGCTAAAATCTTGGCCGATAAATGTTTTATAAATATAACTATTAACTTTTTCTGGATTCAAGTGATTTTGATCATCATACAACTTTGTTTTGGCTTTCCCCGCATCATCAAAAGACATTTTGATTCCTTCGTGCCTCCGCCGCGAACTAAACTTATAACCGATAAATTCTTCTTCTGCTTCATTAACCCCAATCTTGATAAGAACAGTTTGCTGAGGGTAGACCAAAAAATAATACAGCATCCTTTCTAGTTCACAAATGAATACTTTATCATAAAAAAGTTTGTCCAACTCAGTTTGTTGTTCTGATTCCGATTTCTCCTTGAATACATTTTTTTCTTTGAGCTGTTTTATTTCACTGAGAGAGGCGAACCAAACTTTGTACTCTCTGAAGAGTTCAGAATTCAAAATGTTTGCATTCGGGTTTTTCATGACTAACGAAATGTAATCTGCTAAATTAATTGTACCGAAAGTCGCAGTTACATATTTGCTAAACGCATTTTCAATGCCTGAAATAGTTGATTCTTTTGGAGAGTTAAAAAAAGTTTTAATACCAGTCTCAATTCTTTTCCAATAACTATTTTCCTTCCGTTCCAAAAAGAGAGTGACTGTGGTTACATTAGTGGCCATAAATGTATTGGGACCAAATTCAACAATAGCTTTAAGGTCAAAATATTTAAAGATTATTTCTCTAGCTCGAGTGTAGATCCCCGAATTAGTTAAGATGGAACTGGGTAAGATAATCCCTGCCCATCCACCGGGTTTTAGAAGCTGTTTCATCCGTTCAATAAATAAACACTCTATTTCACTACTCTCATCAGTTAAGAACTCAAAGAGTTCAAAACTCTCAATACCATATTTCAAAGTGTTTTTAAAAGATGAGACCGAATACGGTGGATTAGCAACTAATATATCAAACTGAGCGTTGTCTTTTTCTTCATCGTGACTGACTTCCTTAAGTTTACCCTTATAATCATTACTCTTTTTGAAATTATCTAGACCATCGGCATGCACAACATTAGCCGCTCCATCTCCATTTAGAAAGCAACTCACCTTGGCTGTTTTGACAAGTCGATAATCTGCCTCTATTCCATAGACATAATCACTTGCCCATTCAAATGGATTCGCCTTCCAGCTATTAATCTTTGCACTCACAGAAGGTCTCTGAGTTTGGTGATCAGTCTGGACTATAATCTTCTGCACTTCATCCATTGCTTCTGTTAAGAAGTGTCCACTTCCCGCCGCATAATCTATTATATACGGCAAGAAGTTAATCTCCTCATTGCTTATTTTCTTCTCAATTATTTCTTGAATAGGTATGCTTGATATGATGAATTTTGCTATTGGTACAGGTGTAAAGAACTGTCCGGTTTCTTGCTTTATGCTTGTATTTAATAAGAGTTCAAAGAAATCTCCAAGAAACTGTTGTTTGTGTTGGTATTTGATCTGGAATGGTTGAAGCAACTCAACAACCTCCTTGACAACTACAGCGTTCTCACAAAAAGATTTTTCGTCATACACCTCTTTGAATGCAAATTCGTTATTCTTGTGAAGACGAATCCTGGTAAACATCTCTTTGATTTGTTCTTTCAAATCTGAGTCGAGCGAATCAAGTTTTTCATCTACCTGACGATCGTTATAATCAGTCACGTTCTTGGCCAAAAATTCCCGCATTCCTTTCTTATAGAGGTCTGATAGTCTTTTTTGTAGCTTTATATCCGAATCATCTTCCTTCCATTGGAATTCCAGTTCATCTTCGGATTTTCTATCCTCGTCAACAATTTTACACAAAAACAAATTGAAAATTTTATTAAAAGCGTTTGGTTTATCTGACACAACATTATGTCTAAGAATTTCAGCAAATTGGTTAAATATTCTTCCACTATCATCATGAGTTAGTTCCTTAAGTCTTCCCCTGGTTAAGGCTTTAATCTCAACTTCATACACATTTGCCCAATCGTCGAAAATACCATTATCTTTAAAATTCTTGTTCCAGTGGTCAAATATTTCTTTCTGGTTACTGAGATTACTCCACTCGGGATCTACTGGTACAATGTCATTTATATACTCAAATTGTCCATCTGATAATCGTGAAGAATACAAACATAAGTATTGGGCGCTTTTATCCTGCTGAAAATAAGAAAAGAGTTGAGCCCCATCTTGGAGCATCTTTTTTTTCTCCTTAAGATACTCGCTACCCCATGTTTTGCATTCAATCATTAAGTATGTCTTGCTGTGATCATCCGTAATCAGGATGTCTAATTTCCCTTTTTCTTTTCTTCCCACCGGCCATTTATGTTCTAAAGAAATTCTTTCTGGGGGATAACCTTTTTCTAAAAGTCTGTCAATACATTCCAAGACAACAAAATTTTCACTATTATCAAAATTACAGGTTGTCTGATCTCCTAAATTTATCCTCGAACCATAATTGATCTTCTCTTTTTCAAAGTCTATTTTTACTACATAACCATCATGCCTTTTATAAGATTTATAGTGAATTCCGTTTTGATTTTCTTGTGCTTTGAACCCTAATGCGAGTATAAGCTTTTTTATGTCAACAGTTTCAATTTTCATAGATCGCCAGTTTAAAATTTATATTCAAATGTTAAAAATAATTTGAATCCAATATTCAAAAATCCGAGATACTCTGTCACGCTGTTAGATTTGATTCTTAAGTAATAAGAACCTTTCCAGATAAATATAACACTTGCTTTAATCCTTTGGAAAAAGTTTCCCAAGTGATGTTTTGCAATGAATTCAGATCATCTTTTTGTACTCCATCCAGCGCCAAAATATTGTCATATCCTTCTATTAATTTTCGGGTTAAAATCCTGATCCGAGTGTTTCTTGGTAACAGAATTTCTTGTTCATCTGGGTTAATTGCTTCATCCACTTCCATCCAAACAAAACTACACCCACTCGGGATTTTTAATTTGAGAAAGATTGGTATCTCTTCTTCGAAGTTAGGTGGCGAGAAATTTACAAGCTACCTTTTGAGATATGGATGTTGATGAATAAGCTACGAAATCAACTTCGCATCCAACACGATACTCATTAGGTGTTGAACTCGCGAAACTACGATACACAGTAATTTCTCGGTCGAAAGAATTTTTATTAATCGCTGAATCCAGATGGTGCACTAATTGAGTCTCTTTTTCATCAAGTTCCTTACCAGCTCGAAGTTTGAGATTTAGACACATCCAAGCATTATCCTTATAACATTTTAATGCTTTTTCCTCTTCCTCTTTCATTTTAGAGCCTTTAGATAGTTTATAAAAGCTGAGCAGATGATTAAAAAGTATTTAGCATGATGAAAATCGATATTTATCCTTTCACCCTCCCGAGCTGCATGCCTGATCCCGTAATTGTCAGAGGTGTAGCCATACATTTTAGACCATGCTTCCTTAAAAGGGGTGGGAAAATCTGAGGAATCTCCCAATAATTTGATCAATTCACCCAGTGTTCCTTTGTCTTTTTTAAGTACAATTCTCAACATTGCTTCAACTGCACTGATAGACTCTTTAATACAATTAACATAATCCGGGTTTACGCGATCACTAAACAACGCAATAGCTTTATTAAAGTGCAATTCAACAGTTGCATTCTCATTCTCGATGGTCTCTTGAATTGAATCTATCTCTGTTTGGTTTGTAATTGGTATAAATTGTCCATTCACAAAGTTGAAACCAATATTATTTTTAATTAAAACGGCTTTTATGAGATCAGAGAATGTCTTTTGATCGATGCATCCGAATCGTGGAAGCAATTTGTACAACCATTCGATAAGATCGAAAATTGAATACCATTCGGTTTCAAAAAACCATTTTTCATAAAAGTTACTAAACCCATAATCTGAATAATTAATCTCGTGAAAAAAGTAATTCCATGCAGCTTTTCGATGAAGATCATAATTTGTTTCGATGTCGTTTCCGAAAAATACTGGTTCTGCAATATTATAAAACATATTGCGTGACCTTTTATCAAGAGAATTAAATTGGAAGACTGGTTCAAGGATTAGATTATTTCTTTCACTAAAGAGAGACATTTTGGCCATGTATTTATTAAATTATTGCAACAAATATAAAATTAAATTAGAAATATATTCTCATATAGAACTAATTTATTTATAACGATTGATTTTAATTAGACCAAGGTTCGTATTTAAAATCTTATATCGTTGCAATATCAATTTTTTGAGGCAATTAATATATTTGTAATACTATCTCTCGTACAGAGTATAGCAGTTTTCCCTCGTAAAGTTTTAAGGATGACTTACATAATGTCTGGAAGCTATTAAATTACCTACTCCCCTTCTACAATGGAATAACACCGGTTTTTGTACATGCCAGGCTGATCAGATAGGAATCCTCATTCCACAGTGCATATTCTTCCGATGATACTTCGAACTCTCTTTTGATATTTCTAATGGTGCTCCTTATATTAATTTTAACACGGCATATCCGTAGTTATTTGTTACAGTAACAATCACTCCATCAGAAGTGACAAGTTCATCAGTCACCAAAGTTAAGTCGCTGTTTTTTTCAACTAAAGTGATTGCTTTCCCAGTCAAAAATGACGGTAATTGAATTTTAAGATTTGTTACATTCTGATGTATGTCGATATACACCATGTCGTTATTTCCTACTTTATGGTGATATACGCAAGTAGTGTTCGGATAAAGCTGAGGGTCAAAATACTGCCGATATGCGATAACCTGAAACACTGTCCCGGCAGAAATATTTCCTAAATTGTCAATGCAGTGAGGATATGATTTACTACTGGTGTGGATATTCCATTGATTTGCGTTATTTGCATCTCTGCTCGCACTTTTGCCATGTCCGTAAACTATATTATATCCATGAGCATAACCAACTCTCTTTGTTCCATCGTTATCACCCAAAAACTCAATTAATCTATCAGGTGGATTTGATGCAGATTCCAGATAGGTATCTGTATAGTTTAATGGTACTGATGGATTAGATGTGAAATCAATAATTGCTTTAAGATCGTAACCATTGTTTGTTAAGACTTTCGGCATATAAGCAAAAACCTTATCATAACTACCTTTGGTCATTTTTGCAC from Bacteroidota bacterium includes the following:
- a CDS encoding TIR domain-containing protein, with product MARKVFFSFHFQEDNWRTGQVRNIGAIEGNKPVHDNEWEQIKKSGNTAIKQWIDEQLFGKSCVVVLIGPQTADRYWVQYEIERGWELGKGVVGIRIHKLLNQFSKSASMGDNPFTGIKVNSRIGKIDLGNFVKIYDSPSHYSSTETYKFIEDNITKWIDEAVFTRKLH
- a CDS encoding N-6 DNA methylase, with the translated sequence MKIETVDIKKLILALGFKAQENQNGIHYKSYKRHDGYVVKIDFEKEKINYGSRINLGDQTTCNFDNSENFVVLECIDRLLEKGYPPERISLEHKWPVGRKEKGKLDILITDDHSKTYLMIECKTWGSEYLKEKKKMLQDGAQLFSYFQQDKSAQYLCLYSSRLSDGQFEYINDIVPVDPEWSNLSNQKEIFDHWNKNFKDNGIFDDWANVYEVEIKALTRGRLKELTHDDSGRIFNQFAEILRHNVVSDKPNAFNKIFNLFLCKIVDEDRKSEDELEFQWKEDDSDIKLQKRLSDLYKKGMREFLAKNVTDYNDRQVDEKLDSLDSDLKEQIKEMFTRIRLHKNNEFAFKEVYDEKSFCENAVVVKEVVELLQPFQIKYQHKQQFLGDFFELLLNTSIKQETGQFFTPVPIAKFIISSIPIQEIIEKKISNEEINFLPYIIDYAAGSGHFLTEAMDEVQKIIVQTDHQTQRPSVSAKINSWKANPFEWASDYVYGIEADYRLVKTAKVSCFLNGDGAANVVHADGLDNFKKSNDYKGKLKEVSHDEEKDNAQFDILVANPPYSVSSFKNTLKYGIESFELFEFLTDESSEIECLFIERMKQLLKPGGWAGIILPSSILTNSGIYTRAREIIFKYFDLKAIVEFGPNTFMATNVTTVTLFLERKENSYWKRIETGIKTFFNSPKESTISGIENAFSKYVTATFGTINLADYISLVMKNPNANILNSELFREYKVWFASLSEIKQLKEKNVFKEKSESEQQTELDKLFYDKVFICELERMLYYFLVYPQQTVLIKIGVNEAEEEFIGYKFSSRRRHEGIKMSFDDAGKAKTKLYDDQNHLNPEKVNSYIYKTFIGQDFSIAPSLSENIYRCKTYELMDFTKLPLEKTISLGIKKKIDAVQYWNSGSLVRLSTVADIKKGTSITKKDTKNGDIPVVAGGKEHAYYHNESNREGNIVTISASGAYSGYVNYWSKPIFASDCITVKSRDETVIKTKLIFHFLKVMQGNIYDLQRGQAQPHVYASDIDKLFIPLPSISIQKKIIKQIEKIETNANVNRDKIEKLSSVIEEQVIALYEKGYDFRKISDFAFINPSKSELKDIDESTIISFIEMASVSNSGKIETKVDKPLVELKGGSYKYFRENDLIIAKITPCMENGKCALARGLTNEIGMGSSEFHVIRVKDELNPKYLFTLLNRPRVREEAARMMTGASGHRRVPSSYYEDMLIPLPEKAEQEKFVSNIEKIENEIGSLYREINNVPDAIDIIVKQYLE